A section of the Sphaerodactylus townsendi isolate TG3544 linkage group LG11, MPM_Stown_v2.3, whole genome shotgun sequence genome encodes:
- the RHEB gene encoding GTP-binding protein Rheb — MPPSKSRKIAILGYRSVGKSSLTIQFVEGQFVDSYDPTIENTFTKLITVNGQEYHLQVVDTAGQDEYSIFPQTYSIDINGYILVYSVTSIKSFEVIKVIHGKLLDMVGKVQIPIMLVGNKKDLHMERVISYEEGKALAESWNAAFLESSAKENQTAVDVFRRIILEAEKIDGASSQGKSSCTVM, encoded by the exons GGAAATCATCACTGACTATTCAGTTTGTGGAAGGACAGTTTGTTGATTCATATGACCCTACTATAGAGAACA CATTTACAAAACTGATTACAGTAAACGGGCAAGAATATCATCTTCAGGTTGTCGACACAGCTGGCCAG GATGAATATTCAATATTTCCTCAGACCTACTCCATAGACATTAATGGTTACATTCTTGTCTACTCAGTCACATCAATAAAAAG ttttGAAGTGATTAAAGTTATCCATGGCAAGTTATTGGATATGGTGGGAAAAGTCCA GATCCCCATTATGTTGGTGGGAAATAAAAAAGACTTGCACATGGAACG GGTGATCAGCTATGAAGAAGGGAAAGCTTTAGCAGAATCCTGGAATGCAGCTTTCTTGGAATCATCTGCTAAAGAAAATCAG ACTGCTGTGGATGTTTTCCGGAGGATAATTTTGGAGGCAGAAAAAATAGACGGGGCTTCTTCACAAGGGAAATCTTCGTGCACAGTGATGTGA